In one Antennarius striatus isolate MH-2024 chromosome 15, ASM4005453v1, whole genome shotgun sequence genomic region, the following are encoded:
- the fyb1b gene encoding FYN-binding protein 1 isoform X3: MENKTDVKAIMARFQTSETSTNDSASTPPGRPKNLVHPTLSSNPTVPAKKPVKETLSGSPKNIPPKPSFLKNTVKSDAVAPQPNATKPLASKFANAQDDTRTDGKPLITNRQHLPFKPPPSVEAKGPGQKPPLDKPSLSSTLSDSKPAFPKPCPAGKPSWVKEVNGGGAPSSTPPKIPPLHKKPSSNIFKLLEQNEEMTGNCTDTAIKPLHPANSTFKPTPNFKINPNIFNKEDETEESENGVTTNGVKKPPLTVINSLPPPIPPASKKNSFRKPSQSPLQDSSVVEVTSGPKRKPLPNILALGPAPAKPNRPTKVNLESFKRGAETSDDDPESFKKPFVPAPPASRPSNHKPPTPPPPALPSLPPRHPGPMIQQEDFYDDIDEFNSPPPPLPPSTGHPSQRAKKEDYDDEDDVDDDDGEMYEDLDERWEAAEQKQEKRDNKEEKKRLEAGKKEQKEREKKEHDARKKFKLVGPQEAIHQVKARMDCKASKTDLGLKQGECLDIIRVLGNPEGKWLGRTQDGSIGYVKTTSVEIDFLTLKNCKPQMEYEPEVYDDIDVASLDNSEIRGPGVVLPPPPGEGGEIYDDVLDPNLEVRVPPPKQFTAEGLSDQPGITFNEEIYDDVDSQNLPPPPPLSSLLNLKPKCKTEELDPKKQKKIEKEEKEFRKKFKYEGEIQVLYEVTTVPTLPNKKWSGKELPIKAGEKLSVIVKAVDNKLVCRNEEGKFGYVSNNYIVMDDGDIYDDIGDDNIYDND, from the exons gaaaacaaaactgatgTAAAGGCAATCATGGCTCGCTTCCAAACAAGCGAGACAAGCACCAATGACTCTGCTTCCACACCACCTGGACGTCCTAAGAACTTAGTGCACCCCACCCTTTCCTCCAACCCGACTGTACCTGCAAAGAAACCTGTCAAGGAGACTCTCTCAGGCAGCCCGAAAAATATTCCCCCGAAACCAAGTTTTctgaaaaatacagttaaaagtGATGCAGTAGCCCCACAGCCAAATGCAACTAAGCCACTAGCAAGCAAATTTGCCAATGCCCAGGATGACACCAGAACCGATGGCAAACCTCTCATCACTAATAGACAGCACTTACCCTTCAAGCCACCTCCTTCTGTTGAGGCTAAAGGCCCGGGACAGAAACCCCCTCTTGACAAACCCTCCCTCAGCTCCACCTTGTCTGACTCCAAACCCGCCTTTCCTAAACCCTGTCCAGCAGGCAAGCCCAGCTGGGTGAAAGAGGTCAATGGTGGGGGGGCGCCCAGTTCCACACCCCCTAAAATACCTCCATTGCACAAGAAACCTAGCAGCAACATTTTCAAACTACTTGAACAAAATGAAGAGATGACAGGAAATTGCACAGACACAGCTATCAAACCTTTACATCCAGCAAACTCCACTTTCAAGCCCACCCCCAACTTTAAGATTAAtccaaacattttcaacaagGAGGATGAGACTGAGGAGTCAGAAAATGGTGTGACAACAAATGGAGTTAAAAAACCACCTCTCACTGTCATCAACTCTCTACCCCCTCCAATCCCACCAGCcagcaaaaaaaacagtttcaggaAACCGTCCCAGTCTCCTCTCCAGGACAGCAGTGTTGTTGAGGTCACTTCAGGCCCCAAACGTAAACCCCTCCCCAACATTTTAGCTTTGGGCCCTGCTCCTGCAAAGCCCAACCGGCCCACCAAAGTTAACCTAGAGAGCTTCAAAAGAGGTGCTGAGACCTCTGATGATG ATCCAGAAAGCTTTAAGAAACCCTTCGTCCCAGCTCCTCCAGCCTCTCGCCCCAGTAACCACAAGCCAcccactccaccccctcctgctCTTCCTAGTCTCCCTCCACGACACCCTGGACCCAT GATCCAGCAAGAGGACTTCTATGATGATATTGATGAATTTAACagccctcctccacctctgccgCCATCAACAG GTCACCCGAGTCAGAGAGCAAAG AAGGAAgattatgatgatgaggatgatgttgacgatgatgatggagaGATGTATGAGGATCTTGATGAACGATG GGAAGCAGCTgagcaaaaacaagaaaaaagagacaacaaagaggagaagaaacgACTGGAGGCTGGGAAGAAGGAGCAGAAGGAACGCgagaagaaggaacatgatGCCAGGAAGAAATTCAAG TTGGTCGGCCCTCAGGAGGCCATCCACCAGGTGAAGGCTCGAATGGACTGCAAAGCCAGTAAGACCGACCTTGGTCTGAAACAGGGAGAATGCCTCGACATCATTCGAGTACTTGGCAACCCAGAGGGGAAATGGTTGGGACGGACACAAGACGGATCTA TTGGTTATGTAAAGACCACTTCAGTGGAAATTGATTTTCTCACTCTCAAGAATTGTAAACCTCAGATGGAATATGAGCCTGAGGTATACGATGACATCGATGTAGCCTCGCTGGATAACAG TGAGATCAGAGGACCGGGGG TTGTCCTACCCCCACCaccaggagaaggaggagaaatatATGATGATGTTCTTGATCCAAATCTGGAAGTCAG AGTACCTCCACCCAAACAGTTTACTGCAGAAGGGCTGTCAG ATCAGCCTGGAATAACATTCAATGAAGAAATATATGATGATGTTGACTCTCAGAATttgcctccccctcctcccctcagcAG TCTTCTTAATTTGAAACCCAAATGCAAGACTGAAGAGTTGGACccaaagaagcagaagaagattgagaaagaggagaaggaatTCAGGAAAAAGTTTAAA TATGAAGGGGAAATACAGGTGTTGTATGAAGTGACCACTGTCCCAACGCTCCCTAATAAAAAGTGGAGTGGGAAAGAACTTCCAATTAAAGCAGGAGAAAAACTCAGTGTCATTGTTAAAGCTGTGGATAATAAACTAGTCTGCCGGAACGAAGAGGGAAAAT ttgGTTATGTTTCCAACAACTACATTGTTATGGA TGATGGTGATATCTATGACGATATTGGAGATG ataaCATCTATGATAACGACTGA
- the fyb1b gene encoding FYN-binding protein 1 isoform X1 — MENKTDVKAIMARFQTSETSTNDSASTPPGRPKNLVHPTLSSNPTVPAKKPVKETLSGSPKNIPPKPSFLKNTVKSDAVAPQPNATKPLASKFANAQDDTRTDGKPLITNRQHLPFKPPPSVEAKGPGQKPPLDKPSLSSTLSDSKPAFPKPCPAGKPSWVKEVNGGGAPSSTPPKIPPLHKKPSSNIFKLLEQNEEMTGNCTDTAIKPLHPANSTFKPTPNFKINPNIFNKEDETEESENGVTTNGVKKPPLTVINSLPPPIPPASKKNSFRKPSQSPLQDSSVVEVTSGPKRKPLPNILALGPAPAKPNRPTKVNLESFKRGAETSDDDPESFKKPFVPAPPASRPSNHKPPTPPPPALPSLPPRHPGPMIQQEDFYDDIDEFNSPPPPLPPSTGHPSQRAKKEDYDDEDDVDDDDGEMYEDLDERWEAAEQKQEKRDNKEEKKRLEAGKKEQKEREKKEHDARKKFKLVGPQEAIHQVKARMDCKASKTDLGLKQGECLDIIRVLGNPEGKWLGRTQDGSIGYVKTTSVEIDFLTLKNCKPQMEYEPEVYDDIDVASLDNSEIRGPGVVLPPPPGEGGEIYDDVLDPNLEVSPVDPRSSPVKPRSLLRMFDRSRRTANTKVVPPPKQFTAEGLSDQPGITFNEEIYDDVDSQNLPPPPPLSSLLNLKPKCKTEELDPKKQKKIEKEEKEFRKKFKYEGEIQVLYEVTTVPTLPNKKWSGKELPIKAGEKLSVIVKAVDNKLVCRNEEGKFGYVSNNYIVMDDGDIYDDIGDDNIYDND; from the exons gaaaacaaaactgatgTAAAGGCAATCATGGCTCGCTTCCAAACAAGCGAGACAAGCACCAATGACTCTGCTTCCACACCACCTGGACGTCCTAAGAACTTAGTGCACCCCACCCTTTCCTCCAACCCGACTGTACCTGCAAAGAAACCTGTCAAGGAGACTCTCTCAGGCAGCCCGAAAAATATTCCCCCGAAACCAAGTTTTctgaaaaatacagttaaaagtGATGCAGTAGCCCCACAGCCAAATGCAACTAAGCCACTAGCAAGCAAATTTGCCAATGCCCAGGATGACACCAGAACCGATGGCAAACCTCTCATCACTAATAGACAGCACTTACCCTTCAAGCCACCTCCTTCTGTTGAGGCTAAAGGCCCGGGACAGAAACCCCCTCTTGACAAACCCTCCCTCAGCTCCACCTTGTCTGACTCCAAACCCGCCTTTCCTAAACCCTGTCCAGCAGGCAAGCCCAGCTGGGTGAAAGAGGTCAATGGTGGGGGGGCGCCCAGTTCCACACCCCCTAAAATACCTCCATTGCACAAGAAACCTAGCAGCAACATTTTCAAACTACTTGAACAAAATGAAGAGATGACAGGAAATTGCACAGACACAGCTATCAAACCTTTACATCCAGCAAACTCCACTTTCAAGCCCACCCCCAACTTTAAGATTAAtccaaacattttcaacaagGAGGATGAGACTGAGGAGTCAGAAAATGGTGTGACAACAAATGGAGTTAAAAAACCACCTCTCACTGTCATCAACTCTCTACCCCCTCCAATCCCACCAGCcagcaaaaaaaacagtttcaggaAACCGTCCCAGTCTCCTCTCCAGGACAGCAGTGTTGTTGAGGTCACTTCAGGCCCCAAACGTAAACCCCTCCCCAACATTTTAGCTTTGGGCCCTGCTCCTGCAAAGCCCAACCGGCCCACCAAAGTTAACCTAGAGAGCTTCAAAAGAGGTGCTGAGACCTCTGATGATG ATCCAGAAAGCTTTAAGAAACCCTTCGTCCCAGCTCCTCCAGCCTCTCGCCCCAGTAACCACAAGCCAcccactccaccccctcctgctCTTCCTAGTCTCCCTCCACGACACCCTGGACCCAT GATCCAGCAAGAGGACTTCTATGATGATATTGATGAATTTAACagccctcctccacctctgccgCCATCAACAG GTCACCCGAGTCAGAGAGCAAAG AAGGAAgattatgatgatgaggatgatgttgacgatgatgatggagaGATGTATGAGGATCTTGATGAACGATG GGAAGCAGCTgagcaaaaacaagaaaaaagagacaacaaagaggagaagaaacgACTGGAGGCTGGGAAGAAGGAGCAGAAGGAACGCgagaagaaggaacatgatGCCAGGAAGAAATTCAAG TTGGTCGGCCCTCAGGAGGCCATCCACCAGGTGAAGGCTCGAATGGACTGCAAAGCCAGTAAGACCGACCTTGGTCTGAAACAGGGAGAATGCCTCGACATCATTCGAGTACTTGGCAACCCAGAGGGGAAATGGTTGGGACGGACACAAGACGGATCTA TTGGTTATGTAAAGACCACTTCAGTGGAAATTGATTTTCTCACTCTCAAGAATTGTAAACCTCAGATGGAATATGAGCCTGAGGTATACGATGACATCGATGTAGCCTCGCTGGATAACAG TGAGATCAGAGGACCGGGGG TTGTCCTACCCCCACCaccaggagaaggaggagaaatatATGATGATGTTCTTGATCCAAATCTGGAAGTCAG TCCTGTAGACCCCAGGTCTTCCCCTGTGAAGCCTCGTAGCTTGCTGCGGATGTTTGACCGGAGCAGACGCACTGCCAACACTAAAGT AGTACCTCCACCCAAACAGTTTACTGCAGAAGGGCTGTCAG ATCAGCCTGGAATAACATTCAATGAAGAAATATATGATGATGTTGACTCTCAGAATttgcctccccctcctcccctcagcAG TCTTCTTAATTTGAAACCCAAATGCAAGACTGAAGAGTTGGACccaaagaagcagaagaagattgagaaagaggagaaggaatTCAGGAAAAAGTTTAAA TATGAAGGGGAAATACAGGTGTTGTATGAAGTGACCACTGTCCCAACGCTCCCTAATAAAAAGTGGAGTGGGAAAGAACTTCCAATTAAAGCAGGAGAAAAACTCAGTGTCATTGTTAAAGCTGTGGATAATAAACTAGTCTGCCGGAACGAAGAGGGAAAAT ttgGTTATGTTTCCAACAACTACATTGTTATGGA TGATGGTGATATCTATGACGATATTGGAGATG ataaCATCTATGATAACGACTGA
- the fyb1b gene encoding FYN-binding protein 1 isoform X2 has translation MENKTDVKAIMARFQTSETSTNDSASTPPGRPKNLVHPTLSSNPTVPAKKPVKETLSGSPKNIPPKPSFLKNTVKSDAVAPQPNATKPLASKFANAQDDTRTDGKPLITNRQHLPFKPPPSVEAKGPGQKPPLDKPSLSSTLSDSKPAFPKPCPAGKPSWVKEVNGGGAPSSTPPKIPPLHKKPSSNIFKLLEQNEEMTGNCTDTAIKPLHPANSTFKPTPNFKINPNIFNKEDETEESENGVTTNGVKKPPLTVINSLPPPIPPASKKNSFRKPSQSPLQDSSVVEVTSGPKRKPLPNILALGPAPAKPNRPTKVNLESFKRGAETSDDDPESFKKPFVPAPPASRPSNHKPPTPPPPALPSLPPRHPGPMIQQEDFYDDIDEFNSPPPPLPPSTGHPSQRAKEDYDDEDDVDDDDGEMYEDLDERWEAAEQKQEKRDNKEEKKRLEAGKKEQKEREKKEHDARKKFKLVGPQEAIHQVKARMDCKASKTDLGLKQGECLDIIRVLGNPEGKWLGRTQDGSIGYVKTTSVEIDFLTLKNCKPQMEYEPEVYDDIDVASLDNSEIRGPGVVLPPPPGEGGEIYDDVLDPNLEVSPVDPRSSPVKPRSLLRMFDRSRRTANTKVVPPPKQFTAEGLSDQPGITFNEEIYDDVDSQNLPPPPPLSSLLNLKPKCKTEELDPKKQKKIEKEEKEFRKKFKYEGEIQVLYEVTTVPTLPNKKWSGKELPIKAGEKLSVIVKAVDNKLVCRNEEGKFGYVSNNYIVMDDGDIYDDIGDDNIYDND, from the exons gaaaacaaaactgatgTAAAGGCAATCATGGCTCGCTTCCAAACAAGCGAGACAAGCACCAATGACTCTGCTTCCACACCACCTGGACGTCCTAAGAACTTAGTGCACCCCACCCTTTCCTCCAACCCGACTGTACCTGCAAAGAAACCTGTCAAGGAGACTCTCTCAGGCAGCCCGAAAAATATTCCCCCGAAACCAAGTTTTctgaaaaatacagttaaaagtGATGCAGTAGCCCCACAGCCAAATGCAACTAAGCCACTAGCAAGCAAATTTGCCAATGCCCAGGATGACACCAGAACCGATGGCAAACCTCTCATCACTAATAGACAGCACTTACCCTTCAAGCCACCTCCTTCTGTTGAGGCTAAAGGCCCGGGACAGAAACCCCCTCTTGACAAACCCTCCCTCAGCTCCACCTTGTCTGACTCCAAACCCGCCTTTCCTAAACCCTGTCCAGCAGGCAAGCCCAGCTGGGTGAAAGAGGTCAATGGTGGGGGGGCGCCCAGTTCCACACCCCCTAAAATACCTCCATTGCACAAGAAACCTAGCAGCAACATTTTCAAACTACTTGAACAAAATGAAGAGATGACAGGAAATTGCACAGACACAGCTATCAAACCTTTACATCCAGCAAACTCCACTTTCAAGCCCACCCCCAACTTTAAGATTAAtccaaacattttcaacaagGAGGATGAGACTGAGGAGTCAGAAAATGGTGTGACAACAAATGGAGTTAAAAAACCACCTCTCACTGTCATCAACTCTCTACCCCCTCCAATCCCACCAGCcagcaaaaaaaacagtttcaggaAACCGTCCCAGTCTCCTCTCCAGGACAGCAGTGTTGTTGAGGTCACTTCAGGCCCCAAACGTAAACCCCTCCCCAACATTTTAGCTTTGGGCCCTGCTCCTGCAAAGCCCAACCGGCCCACCAAAGTTAACCTAGAGAGCTTCAAAAGAGGTGCTGAGACCTCTGATGATG ATCCAGAAAGCTTTAAGAAACCCTTCGTCCCAGCTCCTCCAGCCTCTCGCCCCAGTAACCACAAGCCAcccactccaccccctcctgctCTTCCTAGTCTCCCTCCACGACACCCTGGACCCAT GATCCAGCAAGAGGACTTCTATGATGATATTGATGAATTTAACagccctcctccacctctgccgCCATCAACAG GTCACCCGAGTCAGAGAGCAAAG GAAgattatgatgatgaggatgatgttgacgatgatgatggagaGATGTATGAGGATCTTGATGAACGATG GGAAGCAGCTgagcaaaaacaagaaaaaagagacaacaaagaggagaagaaacgACTGGAGGCTGGGAAGAAGGAGCAGAAGGAACGCgagaagaaggaacatgatGCCAGGAAGAAATTCAAG TTGGTCGGCCCTCAGGAGGCCATCCACCAGGTGAAGGCTCGAATGGACTGCAAAGCCAGTAAGACCGACCTTGGTCTGAAACAGGGAGAATGCCTCGACATCATTCGAGTACTTGGCAACCCAGAGGGGAAATGGTTGGGACGGACACAAGACGGATCTA TTGGTTATGTAAAGACCACTTCAGTGGAAATTGATTTTCTCACTCTCAAGAATTGTAAACCTCAGATGGAATATGAGCCTGAGGTATACGATGACATCGATGTAGCCTCGCTGGATAACAG TGAGATCAGAGGACCGGGGG TTGTCCTACCCCCACCaccaggagaaggaggagaaatatATGATGATGTTCTTGATCCAAATCTGGAAGTCAG TCCTGTAGACCCCAGGTCTTCCCCTGTGAAGCCTCGTAGCTTGCTGCGGATGTTTGACCGGAGCAGACGCACTGCCAACACTAAAGT AGTACCTCCACCCAAACAGTTTACTGCAGAAGGGCTGTCAG ATCAGCCTGGAATAACATTCAATGAAGAAATATATGATGATGTTGACTCTCAGAATttgcctccccctcctcccctcagcAG TCTTCTTAATTTGAAACCCAAATGCAAGACTGAAGAGTTGGACccaaagaagcagaagaagattgagaaagaggagaaggaatTCAGGAAAAAGTTTAAA TATGAAGGGGAAATACAGGTGTTGTATGAAGTGACCACTGTCCCAACGCTCCCTAATAAAAAGTGGAGTGGGAAAGAACTTCCAATTAAAGCAGGAGAAAAACTCAGTGTCATTGTTAAAGCTGTGGATAATAAACTAGTCTGCCGGAACGAAGAGGGAAAAT ttgGTTATGTTTCCAACAACTACATTGTTATGGA TGATGGTGATATCTATGACGATATTGGAGATG ataaCATCTATGATAACGACTGA